From the Papaver somniferum cultivar HN1 chromosome 2, ASM357369v1, whole genome shotgun sequence genome, the window GAAGCAGTTGATCTAGTAGAGGCGTATCTCACAGTTGGTTTAATGAAATTGGTAAAGATCTCATAATTTTTAGCACAATATCCTTTTGAAAAAGTTTTTCCTAGCGCATAGGAGGTATTCACTATTTCAGAAAGTTTGTGATAAGTTCCTCAAACGAATCTTTATTAACCATACACAAGctttcccagtcagaatttaggttttgtggTCGATATCCCAAGCATCCTTCGACGTTTCACATTTATGCACATGATGTTAAAGATCTTGTCTTATGGCGTATTAATAGCATTCAACCCATCCAAATTTCACTTTACAACACTAATTTTAGTTTAATTATACTCAGTAATATTCTTGACAGAGGTTACAAGGTATACAATAACTATTGGACGAGTATGTCCTTTGACAACCTTCACCTATGGTATTGAAATCACGAGCTTGTAAGAAGGAATACATAACTATTTTCCACCATACGTAATTTGTGTCGTCGAAGGCTGGTAGTATGTAACTAGAGAAAGAACTCTGGTCCATTGATTTCAAATCGCTACAAATAccgacttattaggtctttccgGTGTttacctactctgataccaattgaaaatgagcGGCTACCAAGTACACCACTAGATTTTTTGTTCAGAAACATGTACGGACAAACTTGTCACTACCAGTAGTATATATCACCAGTAAAGATATGATACCTGATGCTAGACAAGTTTACTTAGACAATTTTacaaaaattaatatccaagaatcaacctAGTAAGTTTCCGAACTTTATccgaaccgaattccaacaagagtaagtcttgtaatctatatctcaagatgtaagttcttaagaataATTCTTGTAGGTTTAGCACAGTCTTTTaggattaaatttttttccagGTTGTTTAGCATGTACTTGTGATATTTTTatggtaaagataaacaatataatgtggaaaagaaaataacacaagacaccataaCTTTTGTGAATGAGGAAAAGCaatgtgcagaaaaaccccaggaccaagTCTTGAACTTGAACATcatattatattaagccgctacagacactagtctactgtCAGACTTCAAACCGGAATGTAGTGGAGACTGAATCGACCCTACGAGCAATTCTGTTTCAGCTGTGCTCCTTTACATCTCTTGGATCTCGCAAGACCCCACGAAACACGATTCCCCTAGATGATGTTCTTTACAGGTCTacaagttgcttcaacctaagtgattTTTTTTAACTATTCCGTCTCTAAAAGATAGCTTATTTGATTTTCATCATAAAGATGTTCAATCAAGGTAATGGAAATCGATATGCTTATGATTAATAAGGATGAACATGGGCTGGTACAGTCCGGGTTTCTTATGAACCCGGTACCTGTACCTCCTACTAACCTGTACCTCATTTCAGTAATTAGGCTTGGACCTGTAAGATCGGTCTGGTACAAGACCGATACTGGGTTTTACCCATGACAGCTATGTAACCATCTCCATATAAACTCATTATACTCAAAAGATGTCCAAAACCAATTACATTTACATTGAATAAATCAATTCACTAGATGAGTTTGATCAAATGTTCAAACCCTTTATTTCATAGGGGATTTCAAAATATGGGTCTTGTTTACTATATGATTCATCTTATTTTTCATTCAAGAGGCTCAAGAAAAGCCCAATTACATTCAGGTTGCAGACACAACCTTATATTCTTCTGCTACTTCAACTAACCAATCCACTAAGATCCCTCTCATTGGTCATTGTTACATCCTCTTGTACTTTCTGAATGTAGTCTGGTTGTGACCTTCTTTCGTCTAGTGCAATGTAGTCAATCTCGTCTCTCAAGGTAGCGAAATGTTTAATTCCGACAAGACGGAATTTGGTTGGAATCGTCCATAATTTTTGGTTGAATCTCGGGTGACTCGGACGGAATTAGCCGGAAACTTGGTTGAAGTTTTTGAAATTTGTATGAATTTAGCGCTTTCTATTATTTTGAATGAAGACTTGTTTCTATTTTAATAAATTGGTTTTATTTGCATACAATTATGTGTGAAAAACACTTGAATACTGTTTGATATACATACTATATGTATAAAATTCGAAACGAATTATCGGTAGTTACTCCGAGATTTCACCGAAAatctcccaaagataaaattGTCCCAGTGTCTCAGTCCTGACCGAGACTAACCGGAATCCGGAATTAACTACGTTGATCCACTGTTAGTGTACATGAAATTTAGGCGGGTTAACCACTTTATAAGGTCAGGCGGGTTAACTACCCCACATAGACCAAACCCTCTAGCATGGTGCACAATATAAGGTGTagagccactccactcattgccaattggttttgagttggaagcccataCACTTCTATCAGGGTATCAGATCGAGGCCCATATAAGAAATGCCCAAAGAGATACCCACATGTACGGTCCACGTGATAGAGGCTTTAAAGACCCTACACATGGAGGGGGCATGTTAGAGATCAGTCCCACATAGACCAAACTCTCTAGCATGGTGCACGATATAAGTGTAGAGCCACTccattcattgccaattggttttgaataTCCCACCGTCTGTGAACAATTCCTAGGTTGATGAAGCTGTTTTGCAAACGCCATTACAGCTATTCCAGATTCCCTCTTAATCTGAATGAGAACCATCAAACACAATCGTGTGTCTCAAAAATCCTGAATCTCTGCAAATCAGGATATCTTTTAGAAGCCATCAATCTCATTAATTTAACAGATCCTAAAGAAATCTATACCAAGCCAGTTATTTATGCTTCTCTCTTACAAACATGTGTCAAAGCAAATTCATTCAACCATGGACTTCAAATTCAATCCCACGTTATTAAATCCGGCCTCGAAGCTGATCGTTTTGTCGGAAACGGTTTACTCTCTCTTTATTTCAAACTTTGCTCTGATTTTTCTGAAAGTGAAAAGGTGTTTAACAACTTAATTGAAAAAGATGTAATCTCCTGGACGTCAATGGTATCGGGTTATGTCCGTGCTGGAAAATCCAAGCAATCACTGGAAATTTATAGAAAAATGTTGGAGGTTGGGATTGAATCAAATGCGTTCACACTCTCTGCAGTGATTAAAGCTTGTTCGGGCCTTGGTGATCTAAGACTCGGAGTGTGCTTTCATGCTGTTGTTTTTATGAGAGGTTTCGATAAGAATCATGTAATTTCTAGTGCCCTTATTGATATGTATGGGAAAAATGCTGTTTCAGATGATGCTCGGAGACTTTTCGACGAAATGCCCGAACCAGATTTTGTTTGTTGGACTACTGTGATTTCGGCATTGACGAGGAATGATCTGTATGAAGAGGCTTTAGAATTTTACTATTTAATGCAAAGTAAATATAATTCATTTGCGGATGAATTTACGTTTGGAACTGTTTTGACAGCTTGCGGCAATCTAGGCAGAGTAAAACAAGGTAAAGAAGTTCATGCTAAGGTTGTTACTGCTGGAATTTGAGGAAATGTCATTGTTGAGAGTAGCCTTGTAGATATGTATGGAAAATTTGGATTGATGAGTTGTTCTCGTCAAGTTTTTGATAGAATGCCCAAGAAAAATTCTGTTTCTTGGTGTGCACTTCTAGGGGCTTATTGTCAAAATGGTGACTTTGAATCCGTTATTGGGATATTCAGAGAGATGGAAAAGACTGATGATTTATATAGTTTTGGTACTGTTCTTCGTGCTTGCGCAGGTTTAGCAGTTGTGAGACAAGGGAAAGAAGTCCATTGTCAATACTTGAAGAAAAGGGGATGGAGGGATGTTGTTGTGGAATCTGCTCTTGTTGATCTTTACGCTAAATGTGGGCTAATCGATTATGCTCAGAGAGTATTTAAAGAGGTTCCTGTTAGAAATTCGATAACTTGGAATGCGATGATTTGTGGGTATGCTCAAAACGGTGAAGTTGAAGAAGCACTTAGGATGTTTGATGAGATGATTAAGGATGGGATCAAGCCTGACTATATTAGTTTCATTGGGTTACTTTTTGGTTGTAGCCATACAGGTTTGATTGATCAGGGACGAAAATATTTCAAATTGATGAATGAAGAATACAAGATCGATCCTGGTGTTGAGCATTACAATTGTATGGTTGATCTTCTTGGTCGAGCTGGATTACTTGAAGAAGCTGAAGATTTAATTGTAAAGTCAGTTTTCGGAAGTGATATGCCTGTTTGGGAAACTCTTCTTGGTGCTTGCACAGCCCAATCAGATTTGGTTCTGGCCACACGTGTGGCGAAGAAAATGATTGAACTTAAACCAGATTACCATTTGAGCTACATCCTATTAGGAAACGTGTACAGAGCGGCTGGCAAGTGGGATGATGCTACAAAACTTAGGAGCTTGATGAAGGAACGAGGAGTAAAGAAAATGCCTGGTAAGAGTTGGATTGAGATCAATAGGAGTCAGGTTCCTAATCCGATATATTTAGGTAATGCTGGTTTACAACAAAAGGAATTTTTGTAGAACACCGGAATGTAAGCTTTGACATGACACGAGATTTATTGGGTTCTGCTACAAACACAATGAATTTGGCATAACAATAATCTCAGTTAAGCAATATGTTATCATGTTTGTGGCCAAGTTGTTATCTTTTCCAGTCATGGTACGATCCACGGGAGAAACTGTTAGTGGTGAATTTTTGCAGATTCACCAGTGCACATATATTTTAAGACTGTCACTGGAGCTGGATTCAATAATTACTGAAAGACAGGAGGTTACTTTCAATTCATTTGGCTGTCAGAGGCAAATTGAAAGCTCGGTAGCAATAAGACTACTTCTCAGGTAAGATGAGGATTTCTCCTATGGTACATGTCCATGTAATATTTGGAGATAGAGTTGGTTTGAATGTTACGCGAAGAACATGGACCAGAAAACCTAGAAAGGTAAAGAGACCTCACAGTCACAACATAACATTGCATTAGAAAATTGAGAGGGTTAAAGAAATTGATATATTGACTCTCTGTATGAACAATTACACGGGGCAGAGTTCTCATTTATCCTTGATAGTTTTATGTTAAGGGTCCAATGAGTGATCCAAGAAGGGT encodes:
- the LOC113348692 gene encoding pentatricopeptide repeat-containing protein At1g03540-like yields the protein MKLFCKRHYSYSRFPLNLNENHQTQSCVSKILNLCKSGYLLEAINLINLTDPKEIYTKPVIYASLLQTCVKANSFNHGLQIQSHVIKSGLEADRFVGNGLLSLYFKLCSDFSESEKVFNNLIEKDVISWTSMVSGYVRAGKSKQSLEIYRKMLEVGIESNAFTLSAVIKACSGLGDLRLGVCFHAVVFMRGFDKNHVISSALIDMYGKNAVSDDARRLFDEMPEPDFVCWTTVISALTRNDLYEEALEFYYLMQSKYNSFADEFTFGTVLTACGNLGRVKQGLAVVRQGKEVHCQYLKKRGWRDVVVESALVDLYAKCGLIDYAQRVFKEVPVRNSITWNAMICGYAQNGEVEEALRMFDEMIKDGIKPDYISFIGLLFGCSHTGLIDQGRKYFKLMNEEYKIDPGVEHYNCMVDLLGRAGLLEEAEDLIVKSVFGSDMPVWETLLGACTAQSDLVLATRVAKKMIELKPDYHLSYILLGNVYRAAGKWDDATKLRSLMKERGVKKMPGKSWIEINRSQVPNPIYLGNAGLQQKEFL